One genomic window of Actinoalloteichus hoggarensis includes the following:
- the lspA gene encoding signal peptidase II, whose translation MNSEHPDSDPVDGAGDPSRAEPAAPGADARHAAAGDSPAGDRPAGVDGAGGVQDSAQAEGTGSPEQAAAPLPKRRVGLLALAALLVLVLDIVTKVVAVATLEHRPPVELFGGGLYLVLFRNPGAAFSMATGMTWLLSLIAIGVVIGILWIAPRLRSVGWGIGLGLVLGGALGNLVDRLFRAPGPLEGHVVDFLSLFAPDGSVWPVFNVADSSLVSGVVLLVLLAFLGKDYDGTTITNEKKSAKDAAKAHPREAGADTTGKSVATGSDRTRQEDSA comes from the coding sequence GTGAACTCCGAGCATCCCGACTCCGACCCCGTCGACGGGGCGGGTGACCCGTCCCGTGCCGAGCCGGCCGCGCCGGGCGCCGACGCGCGCCACGCCGCTGCGGGAGACAGTCCTGCGGGAGACAGGCCCGCGGGCGTCGACGGCGCAGGCGGTGTCCAGGACTCGGCGCAGGCCGAGGGCACCGGCTCGCCCGAGCAGGCGGCGGCGCCGCTGCCGAAGAGACGGGTGGGGCTGCTCGCCCTCGCCGCGCTGCTGGTCCTGGTGCTCGACATCGTCACCAAGGTCGTCGCCGTCGCCACGTTGGAACACCGCCCGCCGGTGGAGCTGTTCGGCGGCGGCCTCTATCTGGTGCTCTTCCGCAATCCCGGCGCCGCCTTCTCGATGGCCACCGGGATGACCTGGCTGCTGAGCCTCATCGCGATCGGCGTCGTGATCGGCATCCTGTGGATCGCCCCACGACTGCGTTCCGTCGGCTGGGGCATCGGGCTCGGCCTGGTGCTCGGCGGCGCGCTCGGCAACCTCGTGGACCGACTCTTCCGGGCGCCGGGGCCGCTGGAGGGCCACGTGGTGGACTTCCTGTCGCTGTTCGCACCGGACGGCAGCGTGTGGCCGGTGTTCAACGTCGCGGACTCCTCGCTGGTCAGCGGGGTAGTGCTGCTGGTGCTGCTCGCGTTCCTCGGCAAGGACTACGACGGCACGACGATCACGAACGAGAAGAAGTCCGCGAAGGACGCGGCGAAGGCGCACCCGCGCGAGGCGGGCGCCGACACCACCGGGAAGTCGGTGGCGACCGGGTCCGACCGGACTCGACAGGAGGATTCCGCATGA